One stretch of Paenibacillus sp. AN1007 DNA includes these proteins:
- a CDS encoding winged helix-turn-helix transcriptional regulator, with protein sequence MERKKYNISVEATLEVIGGKWKCVILCHLTHGKKRTSDLKRIMPAITQKMLTQQLRELENDGIVKRIVYNQVPPKVEYELSEYGWSLEPILNALCHWGDQHIIKEYGDKAAVLEDNGLNDFKTDHHRELMKP encoded by the coding sequence ATGGAGCGTAAAAAATACAATATTTCGGTGGAAGCTACGCTGGAAGTCATTGGCGGCAAATGGAAATGTGTCATTCTCTGTCATCTGACTCATGGCAAAAAACGGACAAGTGATCTAAAGCGGATTATGCCGGCCATCACCCAGAAGATGCTGACACAGCAGCTGCGTGAACTGGAGAATGACGGCATTGTAAAACGAATAGTATACAATCAGGTCCCACCCAAGGTAGAGTATGAATTAAGTGAATACGGATGGAGCCTGGAGCCGATTCTGAACGCACTTTGTCATTGGGGAGACCAGCATATTATTAAAGAATACGGCGACAAAGCAGCCGTGCTGGAAGATAACGGCCTCAACGATTTTAAGACTGATCATCACAGGGAGCTGATGAAACCGTGA